The Streptomyces sp. NBC_00344 genome includes a window with the following:
- a CDS encoding LytR/AlgR family response regulator transcription factor produces the protein MLRVLAVDDEEPALEELLYLLRSDPRIRSAEGAVSATGALRIIGSALDAGPGDDSAVDAVFLDIHMAGLTGLDIAKLLAGFATPPLIVFVTAHEGFALQAFDLKAVDYVLKPVRRERLAEAVRRVSDMVTDRYAPVLDTAADQIPVELGGVVRFVTVADITYAEAQGDYARLHTAEGSHLVRIPLTALEERWRSRGFVRIHRSHLIAIDRIDELRLDAGAMSVRIGAVELPVSRRHARVLRERLMRGGH, from the coding sequence ATGCTGCGCGTACTGGCCGTCGACGACGAAGAGCCGGCCCTTGAGGAGCTTCTCTATCTGCTCCGCTCCGATCCGAGGATCCGCAGCGCCGAAGGCGCCGTCAGCGCCACCGGTGCGCTGCGCATCATCGGTTCCGCCCTCGACGCGGGTCCGGGGGACGACAGCGCCGTCGACGCCGTCTTTCTCGACATCCACATGGCCGGGCTCACCGGACTCGACATCGCCAAGCTGCTGGCAGGCTTCGCGACGCCGCCGCTGATCGTCTTCGTCACGGCGCACGAGGGCTTCGCGCTGCAGGCATTCGACCTCAAGGCGGTCGACTATGTGCTGAAACCGGTCCGCAGGGAGCGCCTCGCCGAAGCAGTGCGCCGGGTCTCCGACATGGTCACCGACCGCTACGCACCCGTACTCGACACGGCGGCCGACCAGATCCCGGTCGAACTGGGCGGCGTCGTACGGTTCGTCACCGTTGCCGACATCACGTACGCGGAAGCCCAGGGCGACTACGCACGGCTGCACACCGCTGAGGGCAGTCACCTCGTCCGTATCCCACTGACTGCCCTGGAGGAACGCTGGCGCTCGCGCGGATTCGTGCGGATCCACCGCAGTCATCTCATCGCGATCGACCGCATCGACGAACTGCGCCTGGATGCCGGGGCCATGAGTGTCCGGATCGGCGCGGTCGAACTGCCGGTCAGCAGACGGCACGCCCGGGTGCTGCGTGAGCGCCTGATGCGCGGGGGCCACTGA